A genomic region of Papaver somniferum cultivar HN1 chromosome 7, ASM357369v1, whole genome shotgun sequence contains the following coding sequences:
- the LOC113297139 gene encoding 3-oxoacyl-[acyl-carrier-protein] synthase 3 A, chloroplastic-like: MANASGFASPSIPTLRTQTNPSGFRISRSGVYPFERINKWVFQCNAVVGKVESGVSSSQSRLPRVGQGCKLVGCGSAVPNLLISNDDLSKVVETSDEWISVRTGIRNRRVLAGNEKLTNLAVEAASKALQMAQVEADDVDLILMCTSTPEDLFGSAPQIQRALGCTKNPLAYDITAACSGFVLGLVSAACHIRGGGFQNVLVIGADSLSRYVDWTDRGTCILFGDGAGAVLVQACDGNEDGLFGFDLHSDGDGQKHLNAQIKNGNVDDETEKLGSNGSVLDFPPKRSSFSEIQMNGKEVFRFACRCVPQSIVSALEKSGLSGSDIDWLLLHQANQRIIDAVSTRLEIPPDRVISNLANYGNTSAASIPLALDEAVRSGRVKPGHTIATAGFGAGLTWGSAILRWG, from the exons ATGGCTAATGCATCTGGTTTCGCATCTCCATCAATTCCTACACTTAGAACACAAACAAATCCATCTGGTTTTCGGATTTCACGATCTGGGGTTTACCCATTTGAGAGAATTAATAAATGGGTATTTCAATGTAACGCTGTTGTAGGTAAAGTTGAATCCGGAGTTTCCTCTTCCCAATCTCGTTTACCCAG AGTTGGTCAAGGGTGCAAGCTGGTTGGATGTGGCTCGGCAGTACCCAATCTTCTGATTTCCAATGACGATCTCTCAAAGGTTGTTGAAACTTCTGATGAATGGATATCAGTTCGTACAGGAATCCGTAATCGACGAGTTCTTGCAG GCAATGAAAAATTAACAAATTTGGCTGTTGAGGCTGCTTCTAAAGCTCTTCAGATGGCTCAAGTTGAGGCTGATGATGTAGACCTAATTCTCATGTGCACCTCTACTCCTGAGGATCTTTTTGGCAGTGCTCCTCAG ATCCAGAGAGCTCTAGGTTGTACTAAAAATCCGTTGGCTTATGACATAACTGCTGCCTGTAGTGGATTTGTCTTGGGTCTAGTCTCGGCTGCTTGTCATATTAGAG GAGGTGGGTTTCAAAATGTGCTAGTAATTGGTGCTGATTCTCTTTCCCGATATGTTGATTGGACGGATAGAGGGACCTGTATTCTCTTCGGTGATGGTGCTGGTGCTGTATTAGTACAG GCTTGTGATGGCAACGAAgatggtttatttggttttgacttGCATAGTGATGGTGATGGCCAAAA GCACTTAAATGCTCAAATTAAAAATGGTAATGTAGACGATGAAACAGAAAAGTTAGGTTCAAATGGTTCAGTGTTAGACTTTCCTCCAAAACGCTCTTCTTTCTCTGAAATTCAAATGAATGGCAAGGAGGTCTTCCGCTTTGCTTGCCGGTGTGTTCCACAGTCAATTGTGTCTGCTTTGGAAAAATCTGGTCTGTCAGGTTCTGACATCGATTGGCTGCTTCTTCATCAG GCAAACCAGCGAATCATAGATGCAGTATCTACCCGCTTAGAGATCCCACCAGACCGAGTTATATCGAATTTGGCCAACTATGGTAACACCAGTGCTGCATCAATCCCCTTAGCATTAGATGAAGCTGTAAGAAGTGGAAGGGTGAAACCAGGTCATACAATTGCCACTGCTGGGTTTGGCGCTGGCCTTACATGGGGTTCTGCAATTTTAAGATGGGGATAA